In the Acidobacteriota bacterium genome, one interval contains:
- a CDS encoding DUF692 domain-containing protein, giving the protein MTTPNRWNFPDLGFGVGLRTVHFTHVLENQPPVDWFEIISENFMETGGRPMFILEQVAERYPIIMHGVSMSIGSTDPLNMDYLKKLKALADRIGSTWVSDHLCWTGVHGRNTHDLLPMPYTEEALKHTIERARIVSDLLERPLVLENPSSYVEFADSSMPEWEFLARLVEDANCGLLLDVNNVYVSSFNHNFDPTVYIDAIPADRVVQYHLAGHTNKGTHILDTHSDHVIDEVWALYRQATAKTGGRATLLEWDDDIPEFDVVHAEVLKARQYLPEPVLAVGGGYGD; this is encoded by the coding sequence ATGACCACTCCTAATCGTTGGAATTTCCCGGATCTTGGATTCGGGGTTGGCCTTCGCACCGTCCATTTTACCCACGTTCTTGAAAATCAACCCCCAGTTGATTGGTTTGAAATCATTTCTGAAAATTTTATGGAAACCGGCGGTCGCCCGATGTTCATTCTGGAACAGGTGGCTGAACGCTATCCAATCATTATGCACGGCGTGTCGATGTCAATTGGCAGCACTGACCCGCTGAATATGGACTATCTGAAAAAACTCAAAGCCCTGGCGGATCGGATTGGCAGTACCTGGGTTTCAGACCACCTTTGCTGGACTGGCGTTCATGGGCGAAATACCCACGACTTGCTACCGATGCCATACACCGAGGAAGCGCTCAAACACACGATTGAGCGGGCGCGTATTGTTTCCGACTTGCTTGAACGTCCTCTTGTTCTTGAAAATCCATCGTCCTACGTTGAATTTGCCGATTCATCAATGCCGGAATGGGAATTTTTGGCACGGCTGGTTGAAGATGCCAATTGTGGGCTGCTGCTTGATGTCAACAATGTGTACGTCAGTTCGTTTAACCATAATTTTGATCCAACTGTGTACATTGACGCCATTCCGGCTGATCGGGTCGTCCAGTATCACCTGGCCGGACATACCAACAAAGGCACGCATATTCTCGACACCCACAGCGACCATGTGATTGACGAAGTGTGGGCCCTCTATCGTCAGGCTACCGCCAAAACCGGCGGGCGGGCAACCTTGCTTGAGTGGGATGATGACATCCCGGAATTTGACGTGGTTCACGCCGAGGTCTTAAAAGCCCGTCAGTACCTGCCGGAACCAGTTCTGGCCGTGGGAGGTGGATATGGCGACTGA
- the truB gene encoding tRNA pseudouridine(55) synthase TruB: MIPTLLNGAVLLDKPMGITSHDVVARLRYVLRTKRIGHTGTLDPFATGLLILCVGSSTRLSQFLTGKDKTYQATMRLGFATDTQDYTGKPLSEPNSVEVVTEDNLREAMQHYTGDYAQVPPMYSAKKVDGISLHRLARQGQVVFRSTAPVKIYELTLNPDEQGNAIRHNETGTVDVDFTVSCSAGTYIRTLAHDIGQHLGCGAHLTALRRTRVGPFTIDQATTIEQLAGLPMEQIRASLLKPVELLKDWKLFQVSVTDHLKFVQGQAIPLDISGLDPISEESDLLVGICTENNDLLGIARLDAKGKARPQVVFNE; encoded by the coding sequence ATGATTCCTACATTGTTGAATGGTGCTGTTTTGCTTGATAAGCCAATGGGTATTACGTCCCACGATGTCGTGGCCCGTCTCCGCTATGTATTGCGGACCAAGCGCATTGGACACACCGGAACATTAGACCCATTTGCCACCGGGTTGCTGATTCTCTGTGTTGGTTCAAGTACCCGATTGTCCCAATTTTTGACGGGCAAAGACAAAACCTACCAGGCCACCATGCGGCTGGGGTTTGCCACTGATACCCAGGATTACACCGGCAAACCGCTTTCCGAGCCCAATTCAGTCGAAGTTGTCACCGAAGACAACTTGCGTGAGGCCATGCAGCATTATACTGGCGATTATGCCCAGGTACCGCCGATGTATTCAGCCAAAAAAGTTGATGGTATTTCATTGCATCGGCTTGCCCGCCAGGGACAGGTCGTCTTTCGCTCAACGGCACCTGTCAAGATTTATGAACTCACCCTGAACCCGGATGAACAGGGCAATGCCATCCGGCACAATGAAACCGGCACGGTTGATGTTGATTTTACAGTTTCCTGCTCGGCTGGCACCTACATTCGAACCCTGGCTCACGACATTGGTCAGCATCTTGGGTGCGGGGCGCACCTGACAGCACTCCGACGAACGCGGGTTGGCCCGTTCACGATTGATCAGGCAACCACGATTGAACAACTGGCCGGGCTTCCCATGGAACAAATCCGGGCCAGCCTGTTGAAACCAGTTGAACTGCTCAAAGATTGGAAATTGTTCCAGGTGTCAGTCACCGACCATCTGAAATTTGTACAGGGACAGGCAATTCCGCTCGATATTTCCGGGCTGGATCCCATTTCGGAAGAATCAGATCTGCTGGTGGGGATTTGCACTGAAAACAATGACCTGCTCGGAATTGCCCGGCTTGATGCGAAAGGGAAAGCCCGACCGCAGGTTGTTTTTAACGAATAA
- a CDS encoding NYN domain-containing protein — protein MYLIDGNNFARRKAQDFTYEAKRELLTQLAQFARLRRVRVCVVFDGIPDRHLPDGSSFQSVKIHFAQSGNTADGYIRKMLEQSRTPRDFTIVTNDRELQMGARIRQAKVVSVPEFRAQLETAILESTALHTEAKPTTRKDDVSHWLRYFGVPADEIEPEVDDEQLFTREFTQPTPNRGKGKAVKKR, from the coding sequence ATGTACCTCATTGACGGAAATAACTTTGCTCGCCGAAAGGCACAGGATTTTACCTACGAGGCCAAACGCGAACTCCTCACCCAGTTGGCCCAGTTCGCCCGCCTGCGCCGGGTCCGGGTATGTGTGGTTTTTGATGGCATACCGGATCGGCATTTGCCCGATGGATCATCTTTCCAAAGTGTCAAGATCCACTTTGCCCAGAGTGGAAATACGGCTGACGGATACATTCGCAAAATGCTCGAACAATCTCGAACGCCGCGCGACTTTACGATTGTGACCAATGATCGTGAATTGCAGATGGGTGCGCGCATTCGTCAGGCCAAAGTGGTCAGCGTGCCTGAATTTCGGGCACAACTGGAAACGGCCATTCTCGAATCCACCGCACTCCACACCGAAGCCAAACCCACGACCCGCAAGGATGATGTCAGCCACTGGTTACGATATTTTGGTGTTCCCGCTGATGAGATTGAGCCCGAAGTTGATGATGAACAATTGTTTACCCGCGAGTTTACGCAACCCACACCCAATCGCGGCAAGGGAAAAGCCGTAAAAAAACGCTAA
- a CDS encoding type II secretion system protein GspG, translating to MTRKYLIGWMLGSLLVLACSGLVSADRLLGSREAREALAKLTGIAYPTKQIRIRKVIPGFSSTDAIVEAEIEATFKFTRTQGQWQPTEVRIGDQQWQSLPELTAALAKAQRDHTEADLNLLATSLELYRAKQGGYVTAPDIVQLTNVLAPEYLPRLVRRDGWNRQLMYQGTSSSFRLQSVGPDGKANTQDDVIIARP from the coding sequence ATGACACGGAAATATCTGATTGGATGGATGCTTGGAAGCCTGCTGGTGCTGGCCTGCAGCGGGTTGGTCTCGGCAGACCGACTGCTTGGCTCACGTGAAGCCCGCGAAGCACTGGCCAAATTAACCGGGATTGCCTATCCGACCAAACAGATTCGCATTCGAAAAGTCATTCCTGGCTTTTCATCCACCGATGCCATTGTGGAAGCCGAAATTGAAGCCACGTTTAAATTCACCCGAACCCAGGGTCAGTGGCAACCAACCGAAGTCCGCATTGGCGACCAGCAATGGCAATCACTCCCCGAACTCACCGCCGCCCTCGCCAAAGCCCAGCGTGATCATACGGAAGCTGACCTCAACCTGCTGGCAACCAGCCTTGAACTGTATCGTGCCAAACAGGGAGGCTATGTCACAGCACCCGATATTGTGCAATTGACCAATGTCCTGGCACCTGAATATTTGCCCAGGCTGGTCAGGCGTGACGGATGGAACCGACAGTTGATGTACCAGGGAACTTCAAGTTCGTTTCGGCTGCAATCCGTAGGACCAGATGGAAAGGCCAACACCCAGGATGATGTCATTATTGCCCGTCCCTGA
- a CDS encoding sulfotransferase domain-containing protein: MDPNVITIVSGLPRSGTSMMMKMLEAGGIPVLVDNIRQADEDNPNGYYEFELVKKVKDDTSWLDDAGGKVVKMVSMLLKDLPAGQTYKIVFMRRKMEEILASQKQMLVRNNKPTDTISDEKMAALFEKHLKEIFAWLEKQSHMHVLYVNYNDMVVNPLPYIAQINDFLGKRLDTDKMAGVIDKKLYRQKK, encoded by the coding sequence ATGGATCCGAATGTGATTACTATCGTTTCGGGGCTGCCACGCTCTGGAACGTCAATGATGATGAAAATGCTTGAGGCTGGTGGAATCCCAGTCCTGGTTGACAACATTCGTCAGGCTGACGAAGACAACCCCAACGGATACTATGAGTTTGAACTGGTGAAAAAAGTCAAAGACGACACGTCCTGGCTCGATGATGCGGGTGGCAAAGTCGTCAAAATGGTATCAATGTTGCTCAAGGACCTGCCCGCCGGTCAGACCTACAAAATCGTCTTTATGCGCCGCAAGATGGAAGAAATCCTGGCGTCACAAAAGCAGATGCTGGTTCGCAACAACAAACCGACCGACACCATTTCCGATGAGAAAATGGCGGCCCTGTTTGAAAAGCACCTCAAGGAAATCTTCGCCTGGCTTGAAAAGCAATCACACATGCACGTGCTCTATGTGAACTACAACGACATGGTGGTCAACCCACTGCCGTATATTGCTCAAATCAATGACTTTCTGGGGAAAAGACTGGATACTGACAAAATGGCGGGTGTGATTGATAAGAAACTCTACCGGCAGAAGAAATAA
- a CDS encoding AAA family ATPase, with the protein MILHPGKDWFSPAGRWKVAGGQGGFEAHPPECKPRMVCARMGAGSKPKGLQNFDLFCIQRLVRSMLDSFLIKNFRLFKHLEVKKLSRLNLIVGRNNSGKSTFLEAVKLYASGGAPDMLASLVRTRTENWQGKLPETEIDGTVWINPMRHLFYNHRFPGLDKEGIIIGPLSSKETNSLNLYVTKLISLPDNLPSSLFGKEFQLKDLPPDFTDVEICLVAEEKESIRRIFQLDRNPFLEASDYHRNFAFLEKSIRYSIEEVPTSNLTNEKLEMLWGEIDLTPLAKEVVTCLHLIEPDISGISFVRKNLMGRTEARIPIVKKNNVSEPLPLRSLGDGVVRLFHIALALVNAKNGILLIDEFENGLHWSIQPEIWKAVFQLAEKLNVQIFATTHSRDCVRAFGEAWEENEELGNFFRLNLKPDGRVTTTLYSCETLADSLETEVEVR; encoded by the coding sequence TTGATTCTTCACCCTGGGAAGGATTGGTTTTCGCCCGCAGGGCGGTGGAAAGTAGCCGGTGGGCAGGGCGGCTTTGAGGCGCACCCACCGGAATGCAAGCCGCGAATGGTTTGCGCCCGGATGGGCGCTGGATCGAAACCCAAGGGACTCCAAAACTTTGATCTTTTTTGCATTCAAAGGTTGGTACGCAGTATGCTCGACTCATTTCTGATCAAAAACTTTCGGCTTTTTAAACATCTTGAAGTCAAGAAGTTAAGCCGGTTGAATCTGATCGTTGGCCGCAATAATTCTGGAAAAAGCACCTTTCTTGAAGCGGTAAAGCTGTATGCAAGTGGCGGGGCTCCAGATATGTTGGCCAGCCTTGTCAGGACCCGCACCGAAAACTGGCAAGGGAAACTTCCTGAAACGGAAATAGATGGGACCGTTTGGATCAACCCAATGCGTCACCTTTTCTATAACCATCGTTTTCCTGGGTTAGATAAAGAGGGGATAATTATTGGCCCTTTGTCATCTAAAGAGACGAATTCATTGAATCTTTATGTCACAAAGCTGATCAGCCTACCAGATAATCTTCCAAGCAGTCTTTTCGGCAAAGAGTTTCAGCTTAAAGATCTTCCCCCTGACTTTACAGATGTTGAGATTTGTTTAGTTGCTGAGGAAAAAGAAAGTATCAGAAGGATTTTTCAGCTTGATCGCAACCCGTTTCTTGAGGCAAGCGATTATCACCGTAATTTCGCTTTTTTGGAAAAATCCATAAGGTATTCAATTGAAGAGGTTCCAACGAGTAATCTGACAAATGAAAAATTAGAAATGTTATGGGGTGAAATTGATTTAACTCCACTTGCAAAAGAGGTTGTAACTTGCCTTCACCTTATTGAACCAGATATAAGTGGGATTTCTTTTGTTAGAAAGAACCTCATGGGGCGTACCGAAGCCCGAATTCCTATCGTGAAAAAGAATAATGTCTCAGAACCGTTGCCTTTAAGGAGCTTAGGTGACGGTGTAGTCCGTCTGTTCCATATCGCATTGGCACTGGTAAATGCCAAAAACGGAATTTTACTGATTGATGAGTTTGAGAATGGCCTGCATTGGTCCATACAGCCAGAGATTTGGAAGGCGGTTTTTCAATTAGCGGAAAAATTGAACGTGCAGATATTTGCTACAACCCACAGTCGCGATTGCGTGCGGGCATTTGGTGAAGCCTGGGAGGAAAATGAAGAGCTTGGGAACTTCTTCCGATTAAACCTCAAACCAGATGGGCGGGTAACGACAACTTTGTATTCGTGCGAAACCTTAGCCGACTCTTTAGAGACGGAAGTTGAGGTTCGGTAA
- a CDS encoding SDR family oxidoreductase, whose product MDSFQGKTVLLTGASVGIGKCFAEQLAEKKANLILVARREDKMRVLADELTRRHGIKVDVIAKDLSQPAAAKELFDETTRRGWQVDILINNAGFGIGGAFLDTTLERNLEMIQLNITTLMELTYRYLPGMVERKGGAVINVASTASFQAVPYLGTYSATKAFVLSFSEALWEEYRHHNVTVMALCPGTTATEFFDVAGVKERTAMQTPDDVVRTALRGLKAKRSHIISGMTNYLMAQSNRLVPREIGTRIAGSLFRPEK is encoded by the coding sequence ATGGATTCCTTTCAAGGAAAGACTGTGTTGTTGACTGGCGCTTCAGTTGGTATTGGGAAGTGTTTTGCTGAACAACTGGCTGAGAAAAAAGCCAATTTGATTCTGGTCGCACGCCGGGAAGATAAAATGCGTGTCCTGGCTGATGAATTAACCAGACGCCACGGCATCAAAGTGGACGTCATTGCCAAAGATTTATCCCAACCGGCTGCAGCGAAAGAACTTTTTGACGAAACCACCCGGCGCGGCTGGCAGGTGGATATCTTGATCAATAATGCTGGATTCGGAATTGGAGGAGCGTTTCTGGATACCACACTTGAACGCAACCTGGAAATGATCCAGCTCAATATCACAACGTTGATGGAATTGACCTACCGCTATTTGCCCGGAATGGTCGAGCGCAAAGGCGGCGCGGTGATCAACGTGGCTTCGACGGCTTCTTTTCAAGCCGTGCCGTATCTGGGCACCTATTCGGCCACCAAAGCCTTTGTCCTGAGTTTTTCCGAAGCGTTGTGGGAAGAATACCGCCATCACAACGTGACAGTGATGGCGCTGTGTCCAGGAACAACCGCGACTGAGTTTTTTGATGTCGCCGGGGTCAAAGAACGCACCGCCATGCAAACGCCGGATGATGTCGTCCGAACTGCCCTGCGTGGCTTGAAAGCGAAACGCAGCCACATTATTTCGGGGATGACCAACTACCTGATGGCTCAGTCAAACCGGCTCGTTCCACGTGAAATCGGCACCCGCATCGCCGGAAGCCTGTTCCGACCGGAGAAGTAG
- a CDS encoding SDR family oxidoreductase, whose product MNRILVTGGAGFIGTHLCRRLLDDGHEVICADNFYTGSKRNVQALVGHSNFELIRHDIVDPLLVEVDQIYNLACPASPVHYQANPIKTIKTNVLGVLNMLGLAKRVKARILQASTSEVYGDPLEHPQREDYWGNVNPVGPRSNYDEGKRVAETLMMDYHRQNGVDIRIIRIFNTYGPYMHENDGRVVSNFICQALRGSDLTMYGEGNQTRSFCYVSDLVDGMVRMMSQPDFIGPVNLGNPGEFTIRELADKVLAMTGSSSKIALRPLPVNDPQRRRPDISLAKEKLDWSPTIPLDEGLAHTIAYFRSKVL is encoded by the coding sequence ATAAACCGAATTCTTGTCACCGGCGGCGCCGGTTTTATTGGAACGCATCTCTGTCGGCGATTACTCGATGACGGCCACGAAGTCATTTGTGCCGACAATTTTTATACCGGCAGCAAACGCAATGTGCAGGCACTGGTAGGTCATTCGAACTTCGAATTGATTCGACATGACATTGTTGACCCGTTGCTGGTCGAAGTTGATCAGATTTACAACCTCGCCTGCCCGGCTTCTCCGGTTCACTATCAGGCCAACCCAATCAAGACCATCAAGACAAATGTGCTTGGGGTTTTGAATATGCTGGGACTGGCGAAACGAGTGAAAGCGCGGATTTTGCAGGCGTCAACGTCAGAAGTGTATGGTGACCCGTTGGAACATCCACAACGCGAAGACTACTGGGGAAACGTCAATCCGGTTGGCCCGCGCAGCAATTATGACGAAGGCAAACGCGTGGCTGAGACATTGATGATGGATTATCACCGCCAGAATGGCGTAGATATCAGGATCATCCGTATTTTCAACACTTACGGCCCCTATATGCACGAAAATGATGGTCGGGTGGTGAGTAACTTCATCTGTCAGGCGCTTCGTGGCAGTGACTTGACCATGTATGGTGAAGGCAATCAAACCCGTTCATTTTGTTATGTTTCTGATCTGGTTGACGGCATGGTGCGGATGATGAGCCAGCCGGATTTCATCGGACCGGTTAATTTGGGCAATCCGGGCGAATTCACCATCCGCGAGCTGGCTGACAAAGTCCTGGCGATGACGGGCTCCTCTTCAAAAATCGCCTTGCGACCATTGCCAGTCAACGACCCTCAACGCCGTCGGCCAGACATTTCACTGGCCAAAGAGAAGCTTGACTGGTCGCCGACCATTCCGCTTGACGAAGGGTTGGCGCACACGATTGCATATTTTCGATCCAAAGTCCTTTGA
- the galU gene encoding UTP--glucose-1-phosphate uridylyltransferase GalU, translated as MKRIRKAVFPAAGLGTRFLPATKAQPKEMLPLVDKPLIQYGVEEALASGIEQIIIVTGRGKNVLEDHFDISFELETTLRERNKVALLEEVQSVSRMVNVAYVRQKEALGLGHAVLVAKELIGDEPFAVILSDDIIDSQTPCLKQLVSTYERYGHSIISTTRVEGPAISRFGVLDVEAVSERTYRIRDMVEKPPADQAPSNLAIIGRYILTPEIFSALERTPRGSGGEIQLTDAMRLLLKEQPMYAYEFEGIRHDAGDKLGFLIATVEYALKRPDLGPEFREYLKQMKF; from the coding sequence ATGAAGCGCATTCGTAAAGCTGTTTTCCCTGCTGCCGGTCTTGGCACCCGTTTTTTGCCGGCCACCAAAGCCCAACCCAAAGAAATGTTGCCGCTGGTAGATAAACCGTTGATTCAATATGGAGTTGAAGAAGCCCTGGCCAGTGGCATCGAACAAATCATCATTGTCACCGGGCGTGGGAAAAACGTGCTTGAAGACCACTTTGACATTTCATTTGAACTGGAAACCACGCTTCGAGAGCGAAACAAAGTTGCGCTCCTGGAAGAAGTTCAATCGGTCTCGCGGATGGTGAATGTTGCCTATGTTCGTCAAAAAGAAGCACTTGGCCTTGGTCATGCGGTACTGGTGGCGAAAGAGTTGATCGGAGACGAGCCCTTTGCCGTCATTTTGAGCGATGACATCATTGATTCCCAAACCCCATGCCTGAAACAACTGGTTTCAACTTATGAGCGCTATGGTCATTCGATCATCAGTACCACCCGCGTCGAAGGCCCCGCCATTTCGCGGTTTGGGGTGCTGGATGTTGAGGCGGTGAGTGAGCGAACCTATCGAATCCGTGATATGGTTGAGAAACCACCGGCTGACCAGGCCCCTTCGAATTTGGCCATCATTGGCCGCTATATTTTGACACCCGAGATTTTCTCAGCTCTCGAACGGACGCCGCGCGGTTCTGGCGGTGAAATTCAGCTCACTGACGCTATGCGCCTTCTGCTCAAGGAACAGCCGATGTATGCCTATGAATTTGAAGGGATTCGCCACGATGCCGGCGACAAACTTGGCTTTTTGATTGCCACCGTCGAATATGCCCTCAAGCGGCCTGACCTGGGGCCGGAATTTCGCGAATATTTGAAGCAGATGAAATTTTAA
- a CDS encoding protein kinase produces MLTSGSLLQNRYRIIRSLGEGGMGAVYEAKDERLDSIVALKETFFSQEELRRAFEREAKLLARLHHQALPVVSDHFSDDQGQFLVMQFISGKNLEQLLAINGGSFQVEQVLRWADGLLDALEYLHSQDPPVIHRDIKPANIKLTETGNIFLLDFGLAKGHRSLSEMTTGVGSIMAFTLSYAPLEQIQGTGTDPQSDLFAFGATIYHLLTGKAPVDALTRAMTIVGEKSDPLQLASEINPIVPLPLAEILHQSLSLKAASRPASARDLRRHLRLVAHSLNLQNIPYEDRPQPASMRLFVPSSSTGGQEVSPVAVTKAGNKTAEGLSTAETVFDPLGPIAPQSDISAPARPTGTTLIPAQPTVLPVVSDTRSVTRWWKTVPRSWLIGIGVLIVAGGLALRMMGPPPPRPALPPGATEFHRSGQVTVTNSSPIIQKSELEMAGKVLRRVESDYPLAARWFGRKGDVVVEVLISEDGLVEMARPRNGPPHLHPPAVNAAAEWEFQPTFQDGKPVKVSTTITFQYR; encoded by the coding sequence ATGCTGACTTCAGGTTCGCTGCTCCAAAACCGGTATCGCATCATTCGCTCGCTTGGGGAGGGCGGAATGGGCGCGGTGTATGAGGCGAAAGACGAGCGCCTGGATTCGATTGTCGCGCTGAAAGAAACTTTCTTTTCTCAAGAAGAATTGCGACGGGCATTTGAACGCGAAGCCAAATTGCTGGCTCGACTCCATCACCAGGCGCTTCCGGTGGTCAGTGACCATTTCTCGGATGACCAGGGGCAATTCCTGGTGATGCAGTTTATTTCCGGCAAGAACCTTGAGCAGTTGCTGGCGATCAATGGTGGATCTTTTCAGGTGGAGCAGGTCTTACGCTGGGCAGATGGGTTACTGGATGCCCTGGAATATCTGCATAGCCAGGACCCACCGGTGATTCATCGAGATATCAAACCAGCCAACATCAAATTGACTGAGACTGGGAATATTTTTCTGCTTGATTTCGGTCTGGCGAAAGGACATCGCTCGCTCTCAGAGATGACCACAGGGGTTGGGAGCATTATGGCCTTTACGCTGTCATATGCGCCGCTTGAGCAAATCCAGGGAACCGGGACTGATCCGCAAAGTGATTTATTTGCTTTTGGAGCAACGATTTACCATTTATTGACTGGAAAAGCGCCAGTTGATGCGTTAACCAGAGCGATGACCATCGTCGGAGAAAAGTCTGATCCGCTTCAACTTGCCAGCGAGATCAACCCAATCGTCCCACTTCCCCTTGCCGAAATTTTGCACCAGTCCTTATCTCTCAAAGCCGCCAGCCGACCAGCTTCAGCCAGAGATTTGCGACGACATCTCCGATTGGTTGCACACAGTCTCAATCTCCAAAACATACCCTATGAAGATCGTCCGCAACCGGCTTCGATGAGGCTGTTTGTCCCGTCATCTTCGACCGGGGGTCAGGAAGTTTCACCAGTGGCGGTTACCAAAGCGGGAAATAAGACCGCTGAAGGTCTTTCAACGGCTGAGACCGTGTTTGACCCCCTTGGCCCAATTGCCCCTCAATCAGATATATCAGCCCCGGCACGTCCAACTGGCACCACCCTTATTCCGGCTCAACCGACCGTACTTCCCGTTGTATCTGACACCAGATCCGTGACTCGATGGTGGAAGACAGTGCCTCGATCCTGGTTGATTGGAATCGGTGTGCTGATTGTGGCCGGTGGTTTGGCGCTACGTATGATGGGCCCACCGCCTCCGCGTCCAGCCTTACCACCTGGGGCAACTGAATTCCATCGTTCAGGTCAGGTCACGGTCACCAATTCGTCACCTATCATTCAAAAATCCGAACTGGAAATGGCTGGGAAAGTTCTTCGCCGGGTTGAGTCAGATTACCCGCTGGCTGCTCGATGGTTTGGACGAAAAGGAGATGTGGTGGTTGAAGTCCTGATTTCAGAAGATGGATTGGTTGAGATGGCGAGACCACGCAACGGTCCTCCACACCTCCATCCACCGGCTGTCAATGCGGCTGCAGAATGGGAATTCCAACCCACATTCCAGGATGGCAAACCCGTCAAAGTCTCCACCACCATCACCTTCCAGTATCGCTAG
- the betB gene encoding betaine-aldehyde dehydrogenase, protein MSTPEVKISSSDQSTPRKYQLLIDGKFVDAVSGRTFESLNPSTGEVLAHVAEGEAEDINLAVTAARRAFESGPWARMTPHQRGKILYKAAQIITDRAKELAELETLDNGKTLRETTYVDIPQTIENFEYFAGLAGKIQGDTIPINNSFFNYTLREPVGVCGQIIPWNFPLLMAAWKLAPALAAGNTIVLKPAEQTPCSAMELGKIFLEAGLPEGVLNIVPGFGETAGAALSSHMDVDKVAFTGSTEVGKLVAEAAARSNLKRVSLELGGKAPNVVFADADMDHAVEGALFAIFFNQGQVCTAGSRLFVEESIHDEFVEKLATRARTIRVGNPLDKATHMGPQVSREQLNRIKKYVDIGSEEGATVVTGGASPDDEVLAKGYFFSPTILSNVNNKMRVAQEEIFGPVVSVLTFKDEKDLVKQANDVIYGLSAGLWTRDIKRAHRFARTIKAGTIWINTYNMFNAAIPFGGYKQSGYGREMGIHALELYTQTKSVWVDLSERPIGWFAS, encoded by the coding sequence ATGTCAACCCCTGAAGTTAAAATTTCGTCATCGGACCAATCCACACCACGCAAATACCAGCTCTTGATTGACGGCAAATTTGTGGATGCCGTCTCAGGGCGCACCTTTGAATCGTTGAACCCTTCAACCGGTGAAGTCCTGGCCCACGTGGCTGAAGGTGAGGCCGAAGATATCAACCTGGCTGTCACGGCGGCCCGCCGGGCATTTGAAAGCGGCCCCTGGGCCCGGATGACCCCGCATCAGCGCGGGAAAATCCTCTATAAAGCAGCCCAAATTATTACGGACCGCGCCAAGGAGCTGGCTGAACTCGAAACGCTCGATAATGGCAAAACCTTGCGCGAAACGACCTATGTTGATATTCCGCAAACCATTGAAAATTTTGAATATTTCGCTGGCCTGGCCGGGAAAATCCAGGGTGACACGATTCCGATCAACAACAGCTTTTTCAACTACACGCTCCGCGAGCCCGTCGGCGTCTGCGGACAAATTATTCCGTGGAATTTCCCGTTGTTGATGGCCGCCTGGAAATTGGCCCCGGCACTGGCCGCTGGGAACACGATTGTGCTCAAACCAGCCGAACAAACACCCTGCTCAGCGATGGAACTGGGCAAAATTTTCCTTGAAGCTGGTTTGCCGGAAGGCGTGCTCAATATTGTTCCCGGCTTTGGCGAAACCGCCGGGGCCGCACTGTCTTCACACATGGATGTTGATAAAGTGGCATTTACCGGTTCCACTGAAGTCGGCAAACTGGTGGCCGAAGCGGCTGCCCGCTCAAATCTGAAACGGGTTTCGCTTGAACTGGGTGGCAAAGCACCAAATGTTGTGTTTGCCGATGCCGATATGGATCACGCCGTGGAAGGTGCCCTGTTTGCCATTTTCTTCAATCAGGGACAGGTCTGCACTGCCGGTTCACGCCTGTTTGTTGAAGAAAGCATTCACGATGAATTTGTCGAAAAACTAGCCACTCGCGCCAGAACCATCCGGGTTGGCAACCCACTCGACAAAGCGACCCATATGGGACCGCAGGTTTCGCGTGAACAACTCAACCGGATCAAGAAATATGTTGATATTGGCAGCGAAGAAGGGGCAACCGTTGTCACTGGTGGTGCTTCACCTGACGATGAAGTGCTGGCCAAAGGGTATTTCTTCTCACCGACGATCCTGAGCAATGTCAACAATAAGATGCGCGTCGCCCAGGAAGAAATCTTTGGGCCGGTGGTCTCGGTGCTGACCTTCAAGGATGAAAAAGACCTGGTCAAACAGGCCAATGACGTAATTTATGGATTGTCCGCTGGTCTCTGGACGCGCGATATCAAGCGCGCGCATCGGTTTGCCCGCACGATCAAAGCCGGGACAATCTGGATCAATACCTACAACATGTTCAATGCGGCGATTCCATTTGGCGGCTATAAGCAATCAGGTTATGGTCGTGAAATGGGAATCCATGCGCTGGAACTCTACACCCAAACCAAGAGTGTCTGGGTTGATCTGAGCGAACGGCCAATTGGATGGTTTGCCAGCTAA